A genomic region of Pseudopipra pipra isolate bDixPip1 chromosome 20, bDixPip1.hap1, whole genome shotgun sequence contains the following coding sequences:
- the CRB2 gene encoding protein crumbs homolog 2 isoform X1, whose product MELKKTTSGACNAALLLPLFLLFWGTSYSENDSGCSSSPCENGGSCQDLEEGYQCTCPVEPVAYVGRNCELLYDACTKHDCPAHMSCTPTPGLLEYTCVCEPGPTGTACDHTDQCESSPCTDPRWECVDRDDGYSCRCQPGPSGAGCHPESARCSSQPCLNNGTCVEGTGGFSCLCPPGFTGATCEHDVDECASGPCRNGAICRDGPGEYSCFCVPGYQGYRCEIDIDECASRPCRHNATCLNHMDHYECRCPPGYTGVNCEAEIDECASEPCQNGALCSDHIGFYTCTCAPGYQGMHCEVDVDECESQPCQHNGTCQDLVNRYHCDCSDTGFEGDHCELDILECASNPCLNSATCLEGINHYSCACWPGYTGQDCEEDVDECETEPCHNGGECLERSNPAHYGTQPDFPSTFSPSQAAGFLCRCQPGFTGETCFTNIDECESQPCQNGGLCQDLVNSFLCHCLPGYSGVECAVNINECEEGPCKNGAVCEDGIADYFCHCAPGQDGTVWGGKNCSVKLTGCQTHDCQNEALCIPTYQAESHGHLCQCQPGFSDATCSTPTTFSFASRGYLLVELPGGNESGRAAGGERLPSVSLRFRTTLPSAVLFYRGHGAEFLFLELWEGVLHAELKREDVGYPLLLQGPRVDDGQWHRVEVVVHSAVELRLWHDSCEAGVCLQSAPVPPGTARSPRAFSSLYVGGAEDSVANNTRSQQGFVGCLEDLQVDAEAVLPADLPLGESSVVRPGCDRTEWCLSRPCLHGGLCVDLWATFRCDCARPYGGPACSHERPAATFGLENSTSFASFTLSDSLGADFNISFFLRSRKPHGLLLQIRNQTGPSLTIYLRDGQLRVEVPPADTVTFPEDVVDGRRHLVALSFQGGTVGAQQWDTHVELGQLVAQPLPAGSEVFIGGHPDPDSAELWGGYFKGCLQDIQLNNHQIQFFQAENYSVLQELNGTQTANLVNGCISDDTCKSEPCQNGGRCIVTWNDFHCSCPANFTGKFCEERVWCESDPCPEATTCVDVVAGYVCLANATFNSNSAIEFTTNTSVTLSSFHMDFRTRDEDAVLLWAVEEVDSLQVAIRNSSLLVTIRSGNSIEGVTFQSPQAVTDGAWHSISVSMEEPAAPSSRWLLRLDGAGNVTLQGSAGNLDFLKNNVLVVLAENFTGCLGQVQIGGLYLPFPAPRPYPQPEQFLQAGGGPVPLGCAGADVCASSPCLHGGTCHDLFDAFRCACSAGWGGWRCQDNLDDCQPSPCVHGDCRDAVADFQCECFRGFIGKRCDINVDDCVRHQCLNGATCVDGVYGYSCKCPPQFSGPRCEWPFPPQQCGKNFTCLNGGRCVTESWGANCSCRPGFTGRNCQININECEPNPCQNGGTCQDSENRYECVCSASYTGERCDINKGTPGALFPSPLIEVAVPVACGSLLLLSIGLIFMILTARKRRQSEGTYSPSQQEVAGARLEMDSVLKVPPEERLI is encoded by the exons ATGGAATTAAAGAAAACTACCTCCGGGGCGTGCaatgctgctctcctgctgccacttttcctcttgttttggG GAACTTCATACTCAGAAAATGACAGTGGCTGTTCCTCATCCCCCTGTGAGAACGGTGGGAGCTGTCAGGATCTGGAAGAGGGTTACCAGTGCACCTGCCCCGTGGAGCCTGTAGCCTACGTGGGCAGAAATTGTGAACTCCTGTATGATGCTTGCACCAAACATGACTGTCCTGCCCACATGAGCTGCACCCCGACTCCAGGGCTCCTGGAGtacacgtgtgtgtgtgagcCCGGGCCCACAGGTACCGCCTGTGACCACACCGACCAGTGTGAGAGCAGCCCTTGCACTGACCCCCGGTGGGAATGCGTGGACAGAGACGACGGGTACAGCTGTCGATGCCAACCGGGACCGAGCGGGGCCGGCTGCCACCCCGAGAGCGCCCGGTgctccagccagccctgcctcaACAACGGCACGTGTGTCGAGGGCACGGGGGGcttctcctgcctctgcccGCCCGGCTTCACCGGGGCCACCTGCGAGCACGACGTGGACGAGTGCGCCTCGGGGCCGTGCCGCAACGGCGCGATCTGCAGGGACGGCCCGGGCGAGTACAGCTGCTTCTGCGTGCCCGGCTACCAGGGCTACCGCTGCGAGATCGACATCGACGAGTGCGCGTCCCGGCCCTGCCGCCACAACGCCACCTGCCTCAACCACATGGACCACTACGAGTGCCGCTGCCCGCCCGGCTACACCG GGGTGAACTGTGAGGCTGAAATAGATGAATGTGCTTCGGAGCCCTGCCAGAACGGGGCCCTGTGCAGTGACCACATTGGGTTCTACACCTGCACCTGTGCTCCAGGGTACCAGGGAATGCACTGTGAGGTGGATGTGGATGAGTGTgagagccagccctgccagcacaaCGGCACCTGCCAGGACCTTGTGAACAG GTACCACTGTGACTGCAGTGACACAGGCTTCGAGGGGGACCACTGTGAGCTGGACATCCTGGAGTGTGCCTCCAACCCCTGCCTCAACAGTGCCACGTGCCTGGAGGGCATCAACCACtacagctgtgcctgctggccag GTTACACGGGGCAGGACTGTGAGGAGGATGTGGATGAGTGTGAGACAGAGCCCTGTCACAACGGGGGCGAGTGCCTGGAGCGCTCCAACCCAGCCCACTACGGGACACAGCCCGACTTCCCCAGCACCTTCAGCCCCAGCCAGGCCGCGGGGTTCCTGTGCCGCTGCCAGCCGGGCTTCACAG GGGAGACCTGCTTTACCAACATTGATGAGtgtgaatcccagccctgccagaaTGGAGGGCTCTGCCAGGACCTTGTGAACAGCTTCCTCTGTCACTGCCTGCCTGGTTATTCAG GTGTGGAATGTGCTGTGAACATCAATGAGTGTGAGGAGGGGCCCTGCAAGAACGGAGCTGTCTGTGAGGATGGCATTGCTGACTATTTCTGCCACTGTGCCCCTGGCCAGGATGGCACTGTCTGGGGAGGGAAGAACTGCTCTGTGAAGCTCACTGGGTGCCAGACCCACGACTGCCAAAACGAGGCCTTGTGCATCCCCACCTACCAAGCCGAGAGCCACGGccacctgtgccagtgccagccTGGCTTCTCTGATGCCACGTGCTCGACACCAACGAcgttttcctttgcttccagagGGTATCTCCTCGTTGAGCTGCCCGGGGGCAATGAGAGTGGGAGGGCGGCAGGAGGAGAGCGGCTGCCCAGCGTGTCCCTGCGCTTCCGCACCACCCTGCCCAGCGCTGTGCTCTTTTACCGGGGCCACGGAGCAGAGTTCCTGttcctggagctctgggaggGTGTTCTGCACGCAGAGCTGAAGAGGGAGGATGTGGGGTACCCGCTGCTCCTGCAGGGGCCCAGAGTGGATGATGGCCAGTGGCACAGGGTGGAGGTTGTGGTGCACAGCGCCGTGGAGCTGAGGCTCTGGCATGACTCTTGTGAGGCAGGGGTGTGCCTGCAGAGCGCCCCTGTCCCACCTGGCACTGCCCGGAGCCCACGGGCCTTCTCCAGCCTCTATGTTGGAGGTGCTGAGGATTCAGTGGCCAACAACACACGGAGCCAGCAGGGCTTTGTGGGCTGCCTGGAAGACCTGCAGGTGGATGCAGAAGCCGTGCTGCCGGCGGATCTGCCGCTGGGAGAGTCGTCCGTGGTGCGGCCGGGCTGTGACCGCACAGAGTGGTGCCTCTCCCGGCCCTGCCTGCACGGGGGGCTCTGCGTGGACCTCTGGGCGACCTTCAGGTGTGACTGTGCCAGGCCTTACGGAGGCCCAGCTTGCTCACATG agCGCCCAGCAGCCACCTTTGGCCTCGAGAACTCCACCAGCTTTGCCTCTTTCACCCTTTCTGACAGCCTTGGTGCAGACTTCAACATCTCCTTCTTCCTGCGGAGTCGGAAGCCCCACGGTTTGCTCCTGCAGATCAGGAACCAAACAGGCCCCAGCCTCACCATCTACCTGAGGGACGGCCAGCTGAGGGTGGAGGTGCCACCCGCGGACACTGTCACCTTTCCAGAGGATGTGGTTGATGGCAGGAGACATTTGGTAGCTCTGTCTTTCCAAGGAGGCACTGTTGGTGCTCAGCAGTGGGACACACACGTGGAGCTGGGACAGCTCGTGGCACAGCCTCTGCCAGCTGGTTCTGAAGTGTTTATTGGGGGCCACCCGGACCCAGacagtgctgagctgtggggGGGCTACTTCAAGGGCTGTTTGCAGGACATCCAACTCAACAACCACCAGATACAGTTTTTCCAGGCTGAGAACTACAGTGTGCTACAGGAACTCAATGGGACCCAGACTGCAAACCTTGTGAATGGCTGCATCTCCGATGACACCTGCAAG tctgAGCCATGTCAGAATGGTGGCAGATGCATTGTCACTTGGAATGATTTCCATTGCAGCTGTCCAGCAAATTTCACTGGGAAATTTTGTGAAGAGAGAGTCTGGTGTGAAAGTGACCCTTGTCCTGAAGCCACCACCTGCGTAGACGTTGTAGCAGGATATGTGT GTCTGGCTAATGCAACATTTAATAGTAACTCTGCCATTGAATTTACCACCAACACATCAGTGACCCTGAGCAGCTTCCACATGGATTTCAGGACCAGGGATGAAGATGCTGTTTTGCTCTGGGCTGTGGAAGAGGTGGATTCCCTGCAGGTGGCCATCAGGAACTCCTCCCTGCTTGTGACCATCAGGAGTGGGAACAGCATCGAGGGTGTCACCTTCCAGAGCCCGCAGGCGGTCACGGACGGGGCCTGGCACTCCATCTCCGTGTCCATGGAGGAGCCGGCCGCGCCCTCCTCCCGCTGGCTGCTCCGGCTGGATGGGGCAGGGAACGTGACCCTGCAGGGCAGCGCCGGGAACTTGGACTTCCTCAAGAACAACGTGCTGGTCGTGCTGGCCGAGAACTTCACgggctgcctggggcaggtGCAGATCGGGGGGCTGTACCTgcccttcccggccccccggccGTACCCCCAGCCCGAGCAGTTCCTGCAGGCCGGGGGTGGCCCCGTCCCGCTGGGCTGTGCCGGGGCCGACGTCTgtgcctccagcccctgcctgcacGGGGGCACCTGCCACGACCTGTTCGACGCCTTCCGCTGCGCCTGCAGTGCGGGCTGGGGGGGGTGGCGCTGCCAGGACAACCTGGACgactgccagcccagcccctgcgTCCACGGGGACTGCAGGGATGCCGTGGCAGACTTCCAGTGCGAGTGCTTCCGGGGCTTCATCGGGAAGAGGTGTGACATCAACGTGGACGACTGTGTGCGGCACCAGTGCCTGAACGGGGCCACCTGTGTGGACGGGGTGTACGGCTACTCCTGCAAGTGCCCCCCCCAGTTCTCGGGGCCGCGCTGCGA GTGGCCGTTCCCACCCCAGCAGTGTGGCAAGAACTTCACGTGTCTGAACGGCGGCCGGTGCGTCACGGAGAGCTGGGGAGCCAACTGCTCCTGCAGGCCCGGCTTCACCGGGAGGAA CTGTCAAATCAATATCAACGAGTGTGAGCCCAACCCGTGCCAGAACGGGGGCACGTGCCAGGACTCGGAGAACAGATACGAGTGTGTGTGCAGCGCCAGCTACACCGGCGAGCGCTGCGACATCAAC
- the CRB2 gene encoding protein crumbs homolog 2 isoform X4 has product MSCTPTPGLLEYTCVCEPGPTGTACDHTDQCESSPCTDPRWECVDRDDGYSCRCQPGPSGAGCHPESARCSSQPCLNNGTCVEGTGGFSCLCPPGFTGATCEHDVDECASGPCRNGAICRDGPGEYSCFCVPGYQGYRCEIDIDECASRPCRHNATCLNHMDHYECRCPPGYTGVNCEAEIDECASEPCQNGALCSDHIGFYTCTCAPGYQGMHCEVDVDECESQPCQHNGTCQDLVNRYHCDCSDTGFEGDHCELDILECASNPCLNSATCLEGINHYSCACWPGYTGQDCEEDVDECETEPCHNGGECLERSNPAHYGTQPDFPSTFSPSQAAGFLCRCQPGFTGETCFTNIDECESQPCQNGGLCQDLVNSFLCHCLPGYSGVECAVNINECEEGPCKNGAVCEDGIADYFCHCAPGQDGTVWGGKNCSVKLTGCQTHDCQNEALCIPTYQAESHGHLCQCQPGFSDATCSTPTTFSFASRGYLLVELPGGNESGRAAGGERLPSVSLRFRTTLPSAVLFYRGHGAEFLFLELWEGVLHAELKREDVGYPLLLQGPRVDDGQWHRVEVVVHSAVELRLWHDSCEAGVCLQSAPVPPGTARSPRAFSSLYVGGAEDSVANNTRSQQGFVGCLEDLQVDAEAVLPADLPLGESSVVRPGCDRTEWCLSRPCLHGGLCVDLWATFRCDCARPYGGPACSHERPAATFGLENSTSFASFTLSDSLGADFNISFFLRSRKPHGLLLQIRNQTGPSLTIYLRDGQLRVEVPPADTVTFPEDVVDGRRHLVALSFQGGTVGAQQWDTHVELGQLVAQPLPAGSEVFIGGHPDPDSAELWGGYFKGCLQDIQLNNHQIQFFQAENYSVLQELNGTQTANLVNGCISDDTCKSEPCQNGGRCIVTWNDFHCSCPANFTGKFCEERVWCESDPCPEATTCVDVVAGYVCLANATFNSNSAIEFTTNTSVTLSSFHMDFRTRDEDAVLLWAVEEVDSLQVAIRNSSLLVTIRSGNSIEGVTFQSPQAVTDGAWHSISVSMEEPAAPSSRWLLRLDGAGNVTLQGSAGNLDFLKNNVLVVLAENFTGCLGQVQIGGLYLPFPAPRPYPQPEQFLQAGGGPVPLGCAGADVCASSPCLHGGTCHDLFDAFRCACSAGWGGWRCQDNLDDCQPSPCVHGDCRDAVADFQCECFRGFIGKRCDINVDDCVRHQCLNGATCVDGVYGYSCKCPPQFSGPRCEWPFPPQQCGKNFTCLNGGRCVTESWGANCSCRPGFTGRNCQININECEPNPCQNGGTCQDSENRYECVCSASYTGERCDINKGTPGALFPSPLIEVAVPVACGSLLLLSIGLIFMILTARKRRQSEGTYSPSQQEVAGARLEMDSVLKVPPEERLI; this is encoded by the exons ATGAGCTGCACCCCGACTCCAGGGCTCCTGGAGtacacgtgtgtgtgtgagcCCGGGCCCACAGGTACCGCCTGTGACCACACCGACCAGTGTGAGAGCAGCCCTTGCACTGACCCCCGGTGGGAATGCGTGGACAGAGACGACGGGTACAGCTGTCGATGCCAACCGGGACCGAGCGGGGCCGGCTGCCACCCCGAGAGCGCCCGGTgctccagccagccctgcctcaACAACGGCACGTGTGTCGAGGGCACGGGGGGcttctcctgcctctgcccGCCCGGCTTCACCGGGGCCACCTGCGAGCACGACGTGGACGAGTGCGCCTCGGGGCCGTGCCGCAACGGCGCGATCTGCAGGGACGGCCCGGGCGAGTACAGCTGCTTCTGCGTGCCCGGCTACCAGGGCTACCGCTGCGAGATCGACATCGACGAGTGCGCGTCCCGGCCCTGCCGCCACAACGCCACCTGCCTCAACCACATGGACCACTACGAGTGCCGCTGCCCGCCCGGCTACACCG GGGTGAACTGTGAGGCTGAAATAGATGAATGTGCTTCGGAGCCCTGCCAGAACGGGGCCCTGTGCAGTGACCACATTGGGTTCTACACCTGCACCTGTGCTCCAGGGTACCAGGGAATGCACTGTGAGGTGGATGTGGATGAGTGTgagagccagccctgccagcacaaCGGCACCTGCCAGGACCTTGTGAACAG GTACCACTGTGACTGCAGTGACACAGGCTTCGAGGGGGACCACTGTGAGCTGGACATCCTGGAGTGTGCCTCCAACCCCTGCCTCAACAGTGCCACGTGCCTGGAGGGCATCAACCACtacagctgtgcctgctggccag GTTACACGGGGCAGGACTGTGAGGAGGATGTGGATGAGTGTGAGACAGAGCCCTGTCACAACGGGGGCGAGTGCCTGGAGCGCTCCAACCCAGCCCACTACGGGACACAGCCCGACTTCCCCAGCACCTTCAGCCCCAGCCAGGCCGCGGGGTTCCTGTGCCGCTGCCAGCCGGGCTTCACAG GGGAGACCTGCTTTACCAACATTGATGAGtgtgaatcccagccctgccagaaTGGAGGGCTCTGCCAGGACCTTGTGAACAGCTTCCTCTGTCACTGCCTGCCTGGTTATTCAG GTGTGGAATGTGCTGTGAACATCAATGAGTGTGAGGAGGGGCCCTGCAAGAACGGAGCTGTCTGTGAGGATGGCATTGCTGACTATTTCTGCCACTGTGCCCCTGGCCAGGATGGCACTGTCTGGGGAGGGAAGAACTGCTCTGTGAAGCTCACTGGGTGCCAGACCCACGACTGCCAAAACGAGGCCTTGTGCATCCCCACCTACCAAGCCGAGAGCCACGGccacctgtgccagtgccagccTGGCTTCTCTGATGCCACGTGCTCGACACCAACGAcgttttcctttgcttccagagGGTATCTCCTCGTTGAGCTGCCCGGGGGCAATGAGAGTGGGAGGGCGGCAGGAGGAGAGCGGCTGCCCAGCGTGTCCCTGCGCTTCCGCACCACCCTGCCCAGCGCTGTGCTCTTTTACCGGGGCCACGGAGCAGAGTTCCTGttcctggagctctgggaggGTGTTCTGCACGCAGAGCTGAAGAGGGAGGATGTGGGGTACCCGCTGCTCCTGCAGGGGCCCAGAGTGGATGATGGCCAGTGGCACAGGGTGGAGGTTGTGGTGCACAGCGCCGTGGAGCTGAGGCTCTGGCATGACTCTTGTGAGGCAGGGGTGTGCCTGCAGAGCGCCCCTGTCCCACCTGGCACTGCCCGGAGCCCACGGGCCTTCTCCAGCCTCTATGTTGGAGGTGCTGAGGATTCAGTGGCCAACAACACACGGAGCCAGCAGGGCTTTGTGGGCTGCCTGGAAGACCTGCAGGTGGATGCAGAAGCCGTGCTGCCGGCGGATCTGCCGCTGGGAGAGTCGTCCGTGGTGCGGCCGGGCTGTGACCGCACAGAGTGGTGCCTCTCCCGGCCCTGCCTGCACGGGGGGCTCTGCGTGGACCTCTGGGCGACCTTCAGGTGTGACTGTGCCAGGCCTTACGGAGGCCCAGCTTGCTCACATG agCGCCCAGCAGCCACCTTTGGCCTCGAGAACTCCACCAGCTTTGCCTCTTTCACCCTTTCTGACAGCCTTGGTGCAGACTTCAACATCTCCTTCTTCCTGCGGAGTCGGAAGCCCCACGGTTTGCTCCTGCAGATCAGGAACCAAACAGGCCCCAGCCTCACCATCTACCTGAGGGACGGCCAGCTGAGGGTGGAGGTGCCACCCGCGGACACTGTCACCTTTCCAGAGGATGTGGTTGATGGCAGGAGACATTTGGTAGCTCTGTCTTTCCAAGGAGGCACTGTTGGTGCTCAGCAGTGGGACACACACGTGGAGCTGGGACAGCTCGTGGCACAGCCTCTGCCAGCTGGTTCTGAAGTGTTTATTGGGGGCCACCCGGACCCAGacagtgctgagctgtggggGGGCTACTTCAAGGGCTGTTTGCAGGACATCCAACTCAACAACCACCAGATACAGTTTTTCCAGGCTGAGAACTACAGTGTGCTACAGGAACTCAATGGGACCCAGACTGCAAACCTTGTGAATGGCTGCATCTCCGATGACACCTGCAAG tctgAGCCATGTCAGAATGGTGGCAGATGCATTGTCACTTGGAATGATTTCCATTGCAGCTGTCCAGCAAATTTCACTGGGAAATTTTGTGAAGAGAGAGTCTGGTGTGAAAGTGACCCTTGTCCTGAAGCCACCACCTGCGTAGACGTTGTAGCAGGATATGTGT GTCTGGCTAATGCAACATTTAATAGTAACTCTGCCATTGAATTTACCACCAACACATCAGTGACCCTGAGCAGCTTCCACATGGATTTCAGGACCAGGGATGAAGATGCTGTTTTGCTCTGGGCTGTGGAAGAGGTGGATTCCCTGCAGGTGGCCATCAGGAACTCCTCCCTGCTTGTGACCATCAGGAGTGGGAACAGCATCGAGGGTGTCACCTTCCAGAGCCCGCAGGCGGTCACGGACGGGGCCTGGCACTCCATCTCCGTGTCCATGGAGGAGCCGGCCGCGCCCTCCTCCCGCTGGCTGCTCCGGCTGGATGGGGCAGGGAACGTGACCCTGCAGGGCAGCGCCGGGAACTTGGACTTCCTCAAGAACAACGTGCTGGTCGTGCTGGCCGAGAACTTCACgggctgcctggggcaggtGCAGATCGGGGGGCTGTACCTgcccttcccggccccccggccGTACCCCCAGCCCGAGCAGTTCCTGCAGGCCGGGGGTGGCCCCGTCCCGCTGGGCTGTGCCGGGGCCGACGTCTgtgcctccagcccctgcctgcacGGGGGCACCTGCCACGACCTGTTCGACGCCTTCCGCTGCGCCTGCAGTGCGGGCTGGGGGGGGTGGCGCTGCCAGGACAACCTGGACgactgccagcccagcccctgcgTCCACGGGGACTGCAGGGATGCCGTGGCAGACTTCCAGTGCGAGTGCTTCCGGGGCTTCATCGGGAAGAGGTGTGACATCAACGTGGACGACTGTGTGCGGCACCAGTGCCTGAACGGGGCCACCTGTGTGGACGGGGTGTACGGCTACTCCTGCAAGTGCCCCCCCCAGTTCTCGGGGCCGCGCTGCGA GTGGCCGTTCCCACCCCAGCAGTGTGGCAAGAACTTCACGTGTCTGAACGGCGGCCGGTGCGTCACGGAGAGCTGGGGAGCCAACTGCTCCTGCAGGCCCGGCTTCACCGGGAGGAA CTGTCAAATCAATATCAACGAGTGTGAGCCCAACCCGTGCCAGAACGGGGGCACGTGCCAGGACTCGGAGAACAGATACGAGTGTGTGTGCAGCGCCAGCTACACCGGCGAGCGCTGCGACATCAAC